The stretch of DNA ATTCATGGGTAAGGTAACCGGGTTTATGGAGTTTGAACGCCACGATCCAGGCTATCGGCCTGTGGCCGAGAGGGTGAAGGACTTCAATGCGGTGGAGCTCAGGCCCACGGACGCCGAGGTGCGGGAGCAGGCGGCCCGGTGTATGGATTGTGGCACGCCGTTCTGTCACTGCAGCGGTTGCCCGGTTGAGAATGTGATTCCGGAATTCAATGAGCATGTCTATCAGGGGCGCTGGAAAGAGGCCCTGGATATCCTGCTGTCGAAAGATAATTTCCCCGAATTCACCGGGCGCATTTGTCCGGCGCCGTGTGAGGGAGCCTGCGTGCTCGGGATCAACAAGGAGCCGGTCTCCATCCGTCAGATTGAGCTGGCGATCATTGAAAAAGGATTTGAACTGGGGTATTTGAAGGCCGCCCCTCCGGCGGTCCGCCGAAAAGAACGGGTGGCCGTGTTGGGGTCCGGACCGGCGGGTCTGGCGATCGCGGACAGCCTGAACCATGCCGGCTACGGGGTCGTCGTCTATGATAGCGATGAGAAGCCGGGCGGCATTTTGAGATACGGGATCCCGGAATTCAAATTGGGCAAGTGGGTGGTGGATCGCCGGATCCAGTTGATGCAGGCGGAGGGCGTGGTGTTTGAAAATCAGGTCAAGGTGGGCGAGGATATTTCCTATCACTACCTTCAGAACCGGTTTGATGCCATCTGTCTGGCCGGCGGGGCCCGTGAAGCCCGTGATATCAAGGCCCCGGGCCGTGACTTGAAGGGGATTCATTTTGCCATGGATTTCCTGGTCCAGCAGAACAAGCGGCTGGGCGGGGAGATCGTCGAGCCGGGCACCGACATCCTGGCGGCCGGGAAAACCGTGTTGGTGATCGGCGGGGGCGATACGGGCTCCGATTGCGTCGGGACCTCCATCCGGCAGGGGGCCAAATCGGTTACCCAGATCGAGATTTTACCCCAGCCGCCGCCGACCCGGTCCCCCGCTACGCCCTGGCCCATGTGGCCGGTGAAGATGCGGACCTCGAGCAGTCATCAGGAAGGCTGTACCCGGCGTTGGTGCGTGGCAACCAAGGAATTCATGGGCCGCGATGGCACCGTGAAGTCCGTGCGCGCGGTGGAGGTGGAGTGGGTGACCCCGGCTGGTGGCGGACGCCCTTCCCTGGTCGAAAAGCCCGGTTCCGAGTTTGTGATTGAGGCTGACCTGATCCTGTTGGCGATGGGCTTTACCGGTCCCGAGCGCAATAAAATCGTGGAGGGACTTGCCATCAAGACCGAACCCAGCGGGGTGATCTGGCGTGACAAGCAGAACATGACCAACCTCCCCGGCATCTTTGTGGCCGGTGATATGACGCAAGGCGCCTCCCTCGTGGTCCGCGCGATCCGGGATGGCCGTCAGGCGGCCGCCGGGGTCATCGCCTATCTTGAGGGACAGGCGATTCGAATGCCTAATCGTAATCTTCTGCCACGGAAAGGATCACGATTATGATTACGATTAAGATGGGAAATCAACCGTAACTCTGTCTCAATGCATCCACATGTAAGAGGGGGAACTATACATGGCATCAGCGCCGTTCAAAGGGGCGAATTTTGCGGCCATATAGACCATGATGGCCATGATTGTGAGCGCCAGAACGACGCCGATCACAGGCCAGAAATCCTCCCCATGAACCCACTGAGTCAGGCGGTCGGCCACCTCATGGCGTGAATCCACGTGATGTGCATGAGCCCACGTTTTCATTGTAATGACAGGATGCATAATGCCCTCCTTTCTTCATCTATCCCTTCGTGATTATTTTCCCTCTTTTCCGCTATTTTGTCTAGGCCGACGTGACGATATGGTATGGTAACCATCGAAATGAGTGAGCCATCTGACAACTTCATGCCGGTCCCTTCACCAGACAATGACGCGGTTTCTCAGCCGCATCGCCGCCGGACGCGCTACCATGGGAAAAATCCGCGTCGGTTTGAGGATAAATACAAGGAGCTGGAGGCGGCGGATCACCCCGGGACGATCAGCAAAATTCTGGCGGCCGGTAAAACCCCTGCGGGCACCCATCGGCCTATCATGGTCACGGAAATCCTGCAGGCCTTGAACCCGAAACCCGGCGAGACCGCCGTGGATGCCACGCTTGGCTATGGGGGCCATTCCCGTGAGATCCTGCCCCTGATTCTGCCCGGCGGACGGCTTATCGGACTGGATGTCGATCCGATCGAGCTGCCGAAAACCGAGGCGCGGTTGCAAGCCCTCGGGTTTGGCGCTGATGCATTTCAGGCCCGCCGCAGCAACTTTGCCGGTCTCTCGAAGCTCCTCACGGCCGAGGGACTTCCCGGCGTCGACCTGATTCTCGCCGACCTGGGTGTCTCCTCGATGCAGATCGACGATCCGGCACGTGGGTTTTCGGTGAAACTTCAAGGTCCACTCGATATGCGGATGAACCCGCGCCGTGGCCAGTCGGCCGCAGAACTGATTCAGGGGATCACCCCCAAACTGCTGGCCCGGTTGCTGGCGGATAACGCCGACGAACCGCATGCCGGAGCCCTGGCCGCCGCCCTGGCAGGAGGCCGTTTCGACACCACCCTATCCCTGGGCAGGGCCATCCGCCAGGCCCTCCCGCCGGCAACGGTCGAAGTGGACCGGGTGAAGTCCATCCGCCGCGTGTTTCAGGCCCTCCGTATCGCCGTGAATGAGGAGCTGGTCGCGCTCGACCAGTTCCTGCGTGTGCTGCCCCAATGCCTCAATCCCGGGGGCCGAGTGGCCATCCTGACCTTCCATTCAGGCGAAGACCGGCGGGTGAAGAAAGCCTTCGAGGCCGGACTGCGTGACGGCCTCTACGTCGCCATCGCCTCCGAGCCGATCCGTGCCGGCGCGACCGAAAGCTTCGCCAATCCTCGCTCAATCTCCGCAAAATTGAGATGGGCGCGGAGGTAGTCGCGCGTTCCAAATGGTTTAGACTGGTGATAAGGGGCAATTCGAAATTAATCTATCATGCTTATATTTGACATTATAAGCCTATATGTCTATTATTAACGACATTATGAAGACCACATTGAGCTTGCCGATGTCATCTCGCAAGGTTTTGCCTCTGCTCGGGGAACATATCAAACTCGCACGGTTACGCCGTCAGTTGAGTGCGTCCGTAGTGGCGGAGCGGGCGGGAATAAGCCGCTCCACGCTCTGGCAGGTGGAGAAGGGGAACGCCCACGTTGCCCTCGGAGCGTATTTCCTCATCCTCTTTACACTCGGGCTTGAGCAGGACCTGTTATTGGTTGCCCAGGACGATGTGCTCGGACGCAAACTTCAGGATGCCAAACTCGTCGTTCGCAAACGCGCGGCGAAGCTCCCAAAGGTGGAGGCCGTGTGAGTGAGTTGCCCCGACAGGTTTGCGTTTATGCCGATTGGGCTGAATTGAGCACTCCGCAGCTGATGGGGCGTCTTTCCATGGATCGGGTTCGCGGCAAAGAAGTGTTTTCGTTCGAATATGACGGGAGTTGGCTGTCGGGCGGGTTGGCACAACAACTTGATCCGGAACTCCAATTGTTCGAGGGGAAGCAGTATCTCCGGGATGCCAGGCAGAACTTCGGTATTTTCCTCGACTCATCTCCGGACCGGTGGGGGCGCCTGCTGATGCGTCGCCGGGAGGCGTGCTATGCGCGGCGCGAGCATCGTGCCGAAAAACGATTGACGGAACTTGATTACCTTCTGGGGGTCTATGACGGACAGCGAATGGGGGCCCTGCGCTTCCGGGAAGGCGTGCAGGCGTGTTACCTGAACAGTGATGAGCGGATGGCGACCCCCCCATGGGCTTCACTCCGGGATTTGGAAAATGCCAGCCTGCGGTTCGAGGAGAGCGATTTGCAGGATAATGAAGAAACGTTGAAGTGGTTGAATCAACTGATTGCTCCGGGGTCATCACTAGGCGGCGCCCGACCTAAAGCGGGTGTGATAGATGACCAGGGCCGTCTCTGGATTGCGAAATTTCCGAGCCGGTACGATGAGGAGGATACCGGGGCTTGGGAACTCGTTCTCCATGAACTTGCCCGAAAGGCGGGACTTCGGGTGCCGGAGACGGCTGTTCTTAAATTTTCAAGCCGGTATCACACATTTCTGTCCCGCCGTTTCGATCGCACGCGGTCAGGCCAGCGAATTCACTTTGCCTCAGCCATGACATTGCTGGGATACACGGATGGGGCAAACGCCGTGACGGGGGTAAGTTACCTGGAACTAGCCGAGTTTGTCATGCGGAACGGGGCGGCTCCTGAAGCCGACCTTGCCGAACTTTGGCGGCGGATCGTTTTCAACATTTGCGTGAGCAATACCGATGATCACTTGCGGAACCATGGGTTTTTGCTCGCGTCCAGAAACGGTTGGATGCTCTCGCCGGCTTATGACATGAATCCAAACCCGCAAGGAGAGGGGTTGACGCTCAATATTACCGAAAATGACAACCGGCTTGATCTCGATCTGGCGTTAGAGGTTGCGGAATCGTTCCACCTGAAGGCTGCCCGGGCGAAAGCCATAATGGATGGGGTTCGCCTCGCGGTCAAGCAGTGGCGGCAAGTGGCCGGTCGTCAAAAAATCTCCAAAGCTGAACAGGAGAAAATGTCTTTGTCTTTCCAATGCGCGTAATTTGCTCAAGCTCTGTTATCAGGCTTGAGCACGGCGCCGACGGAGCGGCGCCCTCCATTGAAATGCCGTGCGCCGTTCCGCGGATGGACCATGAGCTGGGCCTGCTATTGAATTTAGAAAAAGGCGGACGACAAGATGGCTTCAGCTTCATCCGCCCATGAGCGTGAGATCGCCCGGCCTTTCGGGAGCTGGATCATCAGCCGCCGGGAGGCGATTTTGTGGTTCAGGGCGACCGAAGCATAGCGGTCCGTCAGGTGGGTGGGGGCCAGGCGGATAACGGCAATCAGATTATCCAGTAAATCCAGCGGTTCCTCGGATTGCGGGGCCAGGACAAACTGGAAAAGGTTGTCCGGAAGCGCCCGGATGGCCTTTTGGATAAAGTCCGACAGGGAATCCCGTTGCGCGAATAGATTCGCCCCTTGGAAAATATAGGCCCGGCGGTTCCGGGTGCCGGTGAGCGGGCTTTTCCCCGGGACCGTCACGGGGATTAGCTCGGGGAACAGGTCGAGTTTCCTACCCACAAATTGCGGGGTCGGCACGTCTGAGCGGAGTTTGGGGTGCTGCGCGATCAGGGCTTCAATGGTTTGAAACGCCGGGCGATCCATGGTGGAGGTCCGGGTCACGGCATACGGGGGCAGGGGCTGTGCCTCGATCGCCCACTCCTGCTGCCGATCGCGCAATTCGGTGCCGGGTAACAACAGGGTTTGCAGGCATTGAATATTGGCGCCGGGTAACTTCAAGGCCCACTTCACGGATTGCTGAACCTCCTCGACCTGCTGCAGGGGAAGCCCATACATGATGTCCACGGTGACCTTGATCCGGCGCCGGGTCAGGCGGGTGATCCCGGCATCCAGACGTGTCAGGGAGGTGGGGCGGCGGATCGCCTTGAGTACGGCGGCATCCCGGCTTTGGACCCCGACTTCAATATCCACAAAGCGGGCGGCCTCCATGAGGTCGGCCTCCTGGTCGGTCAGGCGTCCGGCATTGAGTTCGGCAAAGAAGGCGAGGGCCCCGGTGCGATTATAGGCCGCCAGTTGGGTCAGGATCTCCCGGAAGCGGGGATGGGCATTGAAGGTCGGATCCACGAAGCGGATTTCACGGGCGCCCATTTGTTGCAGGGCGTCAATGCGCGCCATGATGTCTGCGGGGCTGAGGAATGACATGGAGTGGCGCAGATGCGGGTAGCGGCAGTAGGTGCAGCGCATGGGACAGCCGCGTGAGGTTTCCAGATAGGCCATGCCTTTGGCATCAGGCCGGCAGGCCGCATAGCCGGGCGGGGGGATCTGTTGCGACAGTTCGACGGGGGGGGGCGCGGTTTTACCCCAGCGGTAGCCCTGGGGTGACTTGAGTGCGACCGAGGAGAAGCTGACCCGCTCGCGGGTTCTGAAGGAGCGGAGCAGGGCGGGGAAGACCACCTCGCCTTCGCCCACGGCAATGGCATCGGCAATGGGCTGGTCGAACAGGAAGGGATGGGAATAGGCCGCTTCGGGACCGCCCAGCAGAATGCGGGTATGGGGCCGCCGCTTCCTGATCTCCTGCATCACCCGCAGGGTCCGCTCGATGTTCCACAGATACAGCGTGCAGGCGATGAGGTCGGGTTTCAGATGGAGAATCTGTTTCAGCAGGGCCGCATTGTCATGGGCACCGGCGGAGGCCGGCAGCTGGGCAAATTGATAATGGGCCGCTTCCCCCGCCTGTTCGGCCGCGTATTGAAGATAAGCGGCGGCCAACGGGACATTTTCCGTATCCCCATGAATATCGTTATCCAATTGGGGGAGCTGGAGAAATAAGATTTTCCTGCGTAAGGCCATGGGGGAGGGTTTTAGCATTGGCCCTTGGGAATGGCAAGGCGGGTGGAGCCGGGGGAGCAGTGGTAATGCCGGTGGAAGGCCTTGGAAAACGTAAAGGGATCCGGGTAGCCGAGCCGATAGGCAATCTCCTTGATCAATAAATCGCTGTGACGGAGCAAGTTGTTGGCGGCATCCATGCGTAAGGCGTCCCGGTAGCGGCTGGGGGTGATTCCGTACCGCCGCTTGAAGGCGCGGCTGAGGTGCTCGGCGGAAATTCCGCTACGTTGAGCGACTTCGTCGAGGGAGAGCCTGCCGGCATAGTGGGTATCCAGAAATTCATGGGCGTTGATCTCGGGCGCCTGAGGCCGGGCAGGATGCGGCTGCTGTTGCTCGCTGATGGCTTCTGCCATAAAGGCAAACATCTGGAGAACGCCGAAGTGGATCCGTTGGATGGACGCCGGTTCATGGCTCGAGATGGCTCCGCGAAGTTCCGCCAATATAGGCGGGAGTTTGAGCATGGCGGTTTCAGGAATGGTGAACACGGGTGGAATCGATTCCAGTGGGCGGCCGGTATAATAGGTGAGTAACTCGGCCCAGGGCGGGGGGATCCGCATGGGGTCATAGGTGAGCGTCACCGCGTGGTAGACGGTCGTTCCGGGTTTGAGGGGCAGGAAATGGTGGGTGTCCTTGGGTTCGGAAAGCACGCAGGTTCCGCGGACGGAACGGATGTTCCGGCCATTGACCCGGAACTCATTTTTGCCCTCACAGAAAATGAGCAGATGGTAAACGCGGTGCTGGTGTTCCCGCGCGCGTGAGGGGCCCTGATGTTTTTCAAATAAAATGACGTTGCTTAAGTGGAACCGGCCAGCGGCGGGATGATCCATGCAGGCGGGTGCCGGATGACTTTCCGAGGTCGGGGTAAACCGGGCGTCCAGATACGATGAATCAAATAATGACATGTCAAAATCATATAACGACACAACAATCCATGCAATGAAACGTTTATTGACATGTTAGCGTTCCGGTATTCGAAAAACATTCAGGAGAATACACATGAGCGCATACGAGCTGGCTTCTGCAGAACAAAAGAAACAGGTGGATGATTTATTAGCTGAAACAAAAGCCAATGGATGTTTGGCCCCTGTTGATCTTGAACGATTCTGGATGGATCAGGAGGTGGCCAACCGCAATCCCTTTGGCGCGGACATCCCCCAGGTGCCGTTAGGCGCGATCTGTAACTGGGAATGTGTGTTTGATGAATTGGGCGTGCCGCAGGACTGGTGGCGGTTCCTGTATGCGGATGAAGCCTGGGCGCTTGATTTGAAGCGGCGCTATAATGATCTGTCAGAAAAGATGGTCGGCAAGCGGTTGTTGGACGAGACCCCGGTTGATCCTGCCCGGCAGTGGCCGGAGGTCAAAGAACTTTGGGAAATCTTCGAGGGGCGGAATGTATGGGAAGGCGGGCCGACGGGGTCCTGGTGGTTGCATGAAGCCGCCCACACGCCGGAGGAACTTTCCGCCCTGCTGGATCGCGTGGAGAAACGGCTGGAAGGGTTGCGTGAATTCCTGCTTCCGGCGAACTGGGCTGCGGAGAAACAGCGCTTGAATGGACTGGGGGTCAAGCTGCCGATCTATCGCTGGCAGCGGGGACCATGCACCTTCGCCTGTTCGATCTTCGGAATCGAAAACCTACTCTACCTTTATTATGACGATCCCGCACTGGTACGTCGGTTCAGTGATCTGATTGGCCGTGCGATTCTGGGGCGGGCCCGGATTATTGATGAGGAAGCCGGGTATGATGAGGTCACCGCACCGCATGGCTGGGGGTGGGCGGATGATAATTGCTGTATGTTCAATGCCGAGATGTATGGGGAATTTGCCATGCCGGTCCACCGGGCGGTGATGGGGCGCTATGCACCGAATCCCGGTGATAGTCGCTACCAGCACAGCGATTCGAAAATGGACCACCTGCTGCCCCAGCTTTCAGAACTGAACATGACCGGGGTCAATTTCGGGCCCACGCTGACGGTAAGTGAGATCCGTGAGCACTGTCCAAATGTCGTGATTGACGGACAATTAGGGCCCTTTACGTTCAGCCGGAATGAGGAAGCCAATATGGTGGCTGAATTCCTGCGTGATTTCGCACAGGCCAAAGCCAAGCGGGGACTGAGATTTGGAACCGCAGGCTCGGTCAATAATGGAAGCCGGTTGACCGGCATGCGACTCCTGATGGCGACCATTCAGCGGTATGGCCGGTACTGAACGGGGAAATGAGTGGGGCCCGCGGCCGGGCCCCAGGATATTCAGGCTAAATCTCCTGCCGGACGAGGAGGCCTGACATCTGGTGCCGGTATTGCCGCGGAGTCATCTTCATGATCCGGCGGAACTGGCGGTTGAAGTGTGACAGGGTCTCGTAGCCGCTGGCAAAAGCGATTTCGGCGATGGACTCAGCGGGTTCGCCTAAACGCTGGCAGACCTGGGCGATCCTCGGAATCGCCGTGGTGTAGTGGTGCTAAAACCTGTTTTATTGTTTTAGCAATTGATTTGGCGAAATTCTGATGGAGGGTTTTGGTTCGTCAAAACCACCGGCTGCTACCCCCAGGAGAATGGGGTGAGGGCCGCTCAGAGTGGCAGAGCCGCTTTCCCCAGCTCTGCGATGAATCGGCCGACAGGGACGTCGGCCGCCACCCGGGGAGGGGAGAGGGCCGGGCGGCGCCCTCCTGTTAACGGAAGACTGCGGAGGCTTGGGCCCCATTACT from bacterium encodes:
- a CDS encoding AraC family transcriptional regulator produces the protein MSLFDSSYLDARFTPTSESHPAPACMDHPAAGRFHLSNVILFEKHQGPSRAREHQHRVYHLLIFCEGKNEFRVNGRNIRSVRGTCVLSEPKDTHHFLPLKPGTTVYHAVTLTYDPMRIPPPWAELLTYYTGRPLESIPPVFTIPETAMLKLPPILAELRGAISSHEPASIQRIHFGVLQMFAFMAEAISEQQQPHPARPQAPEINAHEFLDTHYAGRLSLDEVAQRSGISAEHLSRAFKRRYGITPSRYRDALRMDAANNLLRHSDLLIKEIAYRLGYPDPFTFSKAFHRHYHCSPGSTRLAIPKGQC
- a CDS encoding B12-binding domain-containing radical SAM protein gives rise to the protein MLKPSPMALRRKILFLQLPQLDNDIHGDTENVPLAAAYLQYAAEQAGEAAHYQFAQLPASAGAHDNAALLKQILHLKPDLIACTLYLWNIERTLRVMQEIRKRRPHTRILLGGPEAAYSHPFLFDQPIADAIAVGEGEVVFPALLRSFRTRERVSFSSVALKSPQGYRWGKTAPPPVELSQQIPPPGYAACRPDAKGMAYLETSRGCPMRCTYCRYPHLRHSMSFLSPADIMARIDALQQMGAREIRFVDPTFNAHPRFREILTQLAAYNRTGALAFFAELNAGRLTDQEADLMEAARFVDIEVGVQSRDAAVLKAIRRPTSLTRLDAGITRLTRRRIKVTVDIMYGLPLQQVEEVQQSVKWALKLPGANIQCLQTLLLPGTELRDRQQEWAIEAQPLPPYAVTRTSTMDRPAFQTIEALIAQHPKLRSDVPTPQFVGRKLDLFPELIPVTVPGKSPLTGTRNRRAYIFQGANLFAQRDSLSDFIQKAIRALPDNLFQFVLAPQSEEPLDLLDNLIAVIRLAPTHLTDRYASVALNHKIASRRLMIQLPKGRAISRSWADEAEAILSSAFF
- the rsmH gene encoding 16S rRNA (cytosine(1402)-N(4))-methyltransferase RsmH, with the translated sequence MSEPSDNFMPVPSPDNDAVSQPHRRRTRYHGKNPRRFEDKYKELEAADHPGTISKILAAGKTPAGTHRPIMVTEILQALNPKPGETAVDATLGYGGHSREILPLILPGGRLIGLDVDPIELPKTEARLQALGFGADAFQARRSNFAGLSKLLTAEGLPGVDLILADLGVSSMQIDDPARGFSVKLQGPLDMRMNPRRGQSAAELIQGITPKLLARLLADNADEPHAGALAAALAGGRFDTTLSLGRAIRQALPPATVEVDRVKSIRRVFQALRIAVNEELVALDQFLRVLPQCLNPGGRVAILTFHSGEDRRVKKAFEAGLRDGLYVAIASEPIRAGATESFANPRSISAKLRWARR
- a CDS encoding HipA domain-containing protein, coding for MSELPRQVCVYADWAELSTPQLMGRLSMDRVRGKEVFSFEYDGSWLSGGLAQQLDPELQLFEGKQYLRDARQNFGIFLDSSPDRWGRLLMRRREACYARREHRAEKRLTELDYLLGVYDGQRMGALRFREGVQACYLNSDERMATPPWASLRDLENASLRFEESDLQDNEETLKWLNQLIAPGSSLGGARPKAGVIDDQGRLWIAKFPSRYDEEDTGAWELVLHELARKAGLRVPETAVLKFSSRYHTFLSRRFDRTRSGQRIHFASAMTLLGYTDGANAVTGVSYLELAEFVMRNGAAPEADLAELWRRIVFNICVSNTDDHLRNHGFLLASRNGWMLSPAYDMNPNPQGEGLTLNITENDNRLDLDLALEVAESFHLKAARAKAIMDGVRLAVKQWRQVAGRQKISKAEQEKMSLSFQCA
- a CDS encoding helix-turn-helix transcriptional regulator, with protein sequence MKTTLSLPMSSRKVLPLLGEHIKLARLRRQLSASVVAERAGISRSTLWQVEKGNAHVALGAYFLILFTLGLEQDLLLVAQDDVLGRKLQDAKLVVRKRAAKLPKVEAV
- a CDS encoding glutamate synthase subunit beta, with product MGKVTGFMEFERHDPGYRPVAERVKDFNAVELRPTDAEVREQAARCMDCGTPFCHCSGCPVENVIPEFNEHVYQGRWKEALDILLSKDNFPEFTGRICPAPCEGACVLGINKEPVSIRQIELAIIEKGFELGYLKAAPPAVRRKERVAVLGSGPAGLAIADSLNHAGYGVVVYDSDEKPGGILRYGIPEFKLGKWVVDRRIQLMQAEGVVFENQVKVGEDISYHYLQNRFDAICLAGGAREARDIKAPGRDLKGIHFAMDFLVQQNKRLGGEIVEPGTDILAAGKTVLVIGGGDTGSDCVGTSIRQGAKSVTQIEILPQPPPTRSPATPWPMWPVKMRTSSSHQEGCTRRWCVATKEFMGRDGTVKSVRAVEVEWVTPAGGGRPSLVEKPGSEFVIEADLILLAMGFTGPERNKIVEGLAIKTEPSGVIWRDKQNMTNLPGIFVAGDMTQGASLVVRAIRDGRQAAAGVIAYLEGQAIRMPNRNLLPRKGSRL